The nucleotide window ACGCTGGAGTTCGCCAGTGACCTTTGGCTTGCGAGAAGTTGGTTGCAGCAGAGCCGCACCGCCGAAGGGGCGATGCAAAGAGGGaagtgggagaagaggaggaggtacGTGAGCCGTGTTTCCAGGCAGCCCAGGCTGGCCCGCTTCCCTGCTTGCTTTGAGCCTGGCAAGGAAGAGCCGTGGATGGCGGGTGCACGTGGCAGCAACATCCCGGAGGCGCGTCCTCAATCCATGCCGTGGCTTCGAGGGTGTGGGTGGCTGGTGTCAGGGGTGGTGGCGAGGGCCCTTAGCAGGGGTAGCAGCCTCTTGCGCCACCGAAGCAGCCCAGGCCTCCGAAGCCGAAGCCGCCGGAGGAGACGGGCACTCCCTGGGAGCTGAGGACGTTGCCCACGGCAGCCGATGAGGAGGATCCGACGGCGGtgttctgggggaaggagctgaggatgggtcCTGGCAGGGTGACCACCACGGTAGAAGGCTGGATGACGACGCGGGAGTCCTCgcactgcctgacacagggctcgTTGCAGCTGTTAGCCAGCGGGGTGGGTCCGCAGGGGCGGCAGAGGTCGTAGCAGGCCATGTCTGTGGTGCGGAGGGGCCCTGGAAGAGAGGGTGTTGAGGAAGCGGAGGGGCGTGGGGATGCGAGGGGCGGTGTTGCAGGAGGGCGAGGGAGTGGGGAGGCCCGGTGTGGGTCCGGGGGGAGCGTGGCggtcagggctgctgaggctgggggcAGAGCGTGGTGGAAGAGACGGGGCAGGAGAcggaggggaagggggttgAGGCTCACCTTGTTGACGGTGGAGGAGAAGGCGTTGAGAGAAGTGCGTGAGGGAGAGAGGTGCTGGGCTGCTTTTATGCTGGTCGCTGAGCGCCCGAGGGGGTGGGGCAGCCTTTGCGCATGCCAGCATTTTGCAGCAAGCATGCTGCCtttgcatgccacagcttcacGAGTAATGAGGTAAGGAGTGTTTTCCTTCCCGCAACGCTCCCTTTTCATGTCCTCCTCTTGAGGATGTGTCCGTCTGACCctggcggcagcagcggcggcagcagctTTTAAGTGAAAGTAGGTATTTGGGAGGATTTGCGTGGAAGGTGTGTGTCAGGGCATTGGGCAGACGCGGCCAAAGGGTAGGAGAGGTGGGGTGTCATCAGTGAGGTCATCCCGTGGCAGTcgtgtggtgtggtttttgggTGCGTTGTGAAGAGTGGGCCTCGTTTCCTCAGAGCCCTGGCAGGCTGGTCTGGTCTTTGGAGGTGTGCCAGGCGTGAGACGCTGCCCCTTCCATCGCGTTCGgtccctctctgccttgctcCCAGCTCGCTAAGGCTGTCTTTGGGCCTGGCCTTTCCCCTTGGGTGTGCTCTGTGGGAGTCTCGGTGCCCCTCTTGCTGGTGGGGTTgtagctgggagaagggaggctgCCTGTGTGGGCTCGTGGCCCCTTGGTGccgtccctggggctggggctggcagtgcAAGGGGTCAGAGGAGGGCTGTTTGCAGGAGCAGGCCGTTGTCCCGGCAGCCCTGGTTCAGAGCCCGCAAGCCCTGTGCCGTGGggagccctgccaggctccCCAAAGGCTTGTGTTGGCCCCTCCGTAGCGCTGCCCTTCGTTGGGGCCGGCAAGTTTGCAGCCTGGGCTCTGGCGTGACACAGTGCTTGGGCTGTGGCGTGATGTGCCCAAAGAAGTGCAgcgaagctggtgaaggatgTAGAGAAGAAGACTTccgaggagcggctgagggagctgggggtgtttagtgtggagaaaaggaggcctcggggagaccttaccgctctctgcaactacctgaaaggaggttgtagcgaggtgggtgtcagtctcctTTCCCtagtaacaagcgataggatgagaggaaggGGCCTCAGGTTGTGCCAGGGatggtttagattggatattagaacATCTTCTTCCCCAAAAGAGTTATCGAGCACTGGAACCgtctgcccagggaagtggtggagtcaccatcccgGGAGGTATTGAAAAGCCACGTAGACGTGGCTCTTGGGGAtctggtttagtggtggacttggcaaaTGCTGGGTCAGTGGTTGACTCGATACcgttaagggtcttttccaaactgagTGAGCGTGTGATTGTCTGTGGGGCCCCCCGGAAGGGCAGGTGAGTTTCTGGAGAGCCCGTGAGCGTGGCGAGAGGCCGAGGGGGAGTGGGAGCggcaggcaggggaggtggTGAGCCAGGGCCTTTGGGGGGTCTGTAGTTGGGGTGAGCGCCGAGGGGTGAGGCCATTTCTCGGCAGGGCGTGTGAGGGGCAGAAAGAGAGTTTGGAGATCGCCAGGGTGAGTTGGAGGCAAGCATGCAGCAGGCGGCTGCAGAGCCGAGGCCCTGGTGGCGGTGGATGCGTGCCGAAGGGTTGATGACTGGCAAGGCCTGCCCCAGTTGAGCGGAGGGGAGTGTTTTGCAGGCTGTTTGTCCGTCGAGCAGTGCTTGTtgctgaggaaggggaagggaggtaGGAAGGAGTGCTGTGTACGTAAGCCCACGGGGCGTGACGGGTTGCACCCAGGAATGCCGAGGGAGCTGGCCGATGTCCTTGGGAGGCCCCTCTCCATTACCTTGGACAGGTCGTAGCAGCTGGGCACGGTTCCTGATGTCTGGAAGGGAGCTCATAGCCCTCCTACCTTGAAGAAGATGAGGATGGAAGATCTGTGCGAGCAGAGGCTGGTGAGCCTGACGTTGTTCCCAGGGGAGGTGATGGAGAAGATCCTCCTGGAAAGCACTGTCAAGCCcaggaaggacaagaaggtgatggGGAGCGGTCGGCGTGGATTTACGAAGGGGAAATGGTGCTTGACTGACCTGCGTGTCTCCTACGTTGAAATAACGAGCTCTGTGGATGAGGAGAGAGCTGCGGCTGGtgtttatttcagctttcttgtaaagcctttgacactttCTCTCCTTGCATGGTCATCGGATGTGGGGTCAACAGGGTTCAACACCCTCAGCAATGTCCTGGGCAGTGGGACGGAGTGACCCATCGGTGACATGGCAGATGATGCAAAATCTGGAAGAGAGGCCGAGGCAGTGGAAGGCTGTGTCGCTTTACCAAGAGagctggagaggctggagaTTGGGGCAGAGAGGAATCTCGTGAAGTTGAACAGGAGGAgatgcaaagtcctgcatctggggaggAACAGCGCTGGGTCCCAGGACATGCCGGGGGCTGCCAGCTTTGCTGAGCATGACCTTGTCGTGCTGGCGGAGAACATGCTGACTACGAGGCAGCTTTGCACGCTTGTGTCAAAAGCGGCCAAGAGTCTCCAGGGCGGCGTTGGGCAGAGCGTTGCCAACAGGTCGTGGGAGGTGATCGTGCTCTCTCTTCGGTGCTGGTGAGGCCCCATgtggagtcctgtgtccagctGATGAGGGCTCTCCGGTGGAGGAAGGACATGGCCTTCGTGGGGCGAGTCGAGTGGCGACAGAGCCACCAAGACgctgaagggactggagcatctttggTCTGAGGAGAAGTGAAGAGAGGTGGGAGGCTTTTCAGCCAGGAGGGAAGACCACGCAGGGGACATGTCATCAATGTGTCTAAATCCTGGATGGGGGAGGCAGTGAGGACAGGGGAGTCAGACTCTTCTCATCGGTGCCCACGGCCAGGGCGAATGGAGAAAGCTTGACAACGCGTGCCATTTCCTTGGAAGAGAAGGCAGCCCTTTTTCAgcgtgagggtggtgaaacagcGGAACCGGTTGCGCAGAGAGGTgttggagtctccatccttggagatactgaaAACCTGACTGGACGTGGTCGTGGACAGCCTGCtggagctgaccctgcttgagcaagtTGGTTTGAACTAGATGATGTGCAAAGGTTCCTTGCGCAGTAAACGGTTCTGTTTGGTGTGCTTCTGCTTGGTGTGTTGCCCAGAGGGTCGTGCTGGGGAAGAGGGTTGGTCTAGCGCGTGCCGCCATAGGGAGCTTGCGCCAGAGGCATGGGTGGAAGTGCGTTAGCGTGTCCAAGCCTTTGTCTGGGGAAGTGAAGGGCTTGTGTCAGGGGCTGGGAGCCCCGCTGTGGCAGTCTGTGTGGATGTTGCTGGGGACACGGTTCCTAAGAGAGCTCTTGTAGGCCCTTTGCAGCCAGCCCAGTGGCCTCTGGAGGTCTGGCTTTGTGCTGGGTGAGGTTGGAAGAGccatgggagaagaaaggaagaggaggcgtctcaggctgggatgcaggagaaCTTTATtgagagaccaaaaaaaagagcGAAAAGTCAGGAGCGGCAGATGGAAGGGAGCCGGTCTCAGGGCCGAGTAGGGCGACCGTGAGCCGAGGTCCCTTGTGTGAGACAGGTCAGTCAGAGCACCAAGATCTTCCTGGCGCGCAGTGGGAGCAGCACGCTGGAGTTCGCCAGTGACCTTTGGCTTGCGAGAAGTTGGTTGCAGCAGAGCCGCACCGCCGAAGGGGCGATGCAAAGAGGGaagtgggagaagaggaggaggtacGTGAGCCGTGTTTCCAGGCAGCCCAGGCTGGCCCGCTTCCCTGCTTGCTTTGAGCCTGGCAAGGAAGAGCCGTGGATGGCGGGTGCACGTGGCAGCAACATCCCGGAGGCGCGTCCTCAATCCATGCCGTGGCTTCGAGGGTGTGGGTGGCTGGTGTCAGGGGTGGTGGCGAGGGCCCTTAGCAGGGGTAGCAGCCTCTTGCGCCACCGAAGCAGCCCAGGCCTCCGAAGCCGAAGCCGCCGGAGGAGACGGGCACTCCCTGGGAGCTGAGGACGTTGCCCACGGCAGCCGATGAGGAGGATCCGACGGCGGtgttctgggggaaggagctgaggatgggtcCTGGCAGGGTGACCACCACGGTAGAAGGCTGGATGACGACGCGGGAGTCCTCgcactgcctgacacagggctcgTTGCAGCTGTTAGCCAGCGGGGTGGGTCCGCAGGGGCGGCAGAGGTCGTAGCAGGCCATGTCTGTGGTGCGGAGGGGCCCTGGAAGAGAGGGTGTTGAGGAAGCGGAGGGGCGTGGGGATGCGAGGGGCGGTGTTGCAGGAGGGCGAGGGAGTGGGGAGGCCCGGTGTGGGTCCGGGGGGAGCGTGGCggtcagggctgctgaggctgggggcAGAGCGTGGTGGAAGAGACGGGGCAGGAGAcggaggggaagggggttgAGGCTCACCTTGTTGACGGTGGAGGAGAAGGCGTTGAGAGAAGTGCGTGAGGGAGAGAGGTGCTGGGCTGCTTTTATGCTGGTCGCTGAGCGCCCGAGGGGGTGGGGCAGCCTTTGCGCATGCCAGCATTTTGCAGCAAGCATGCTGCCtttgcatgccacagcttcacGAGTAATGAGGTAAGGAGTGTTTTCCTTCCCGCAACGCTCCCTTTTCATGTCCTCCTCTTGAGGATGTGTCCGTCTGACCctggcggcagcagcggcggcagcagctTTTAAGTGAAAGTAGGTATTTGGGAGGATTTGCGTGGAAGGTGTGTGTCAGGGCATTGGGCAGACGCGGCCAAAGGGTAGGAGAGGTGGGGTGTCATCAGTGAGGTCATCCCGTGGCAGTcgtgtggtgtggtttttgggTGCGTTGTGAAGAGTGGGCCTCGTTTCCTCAGAGCCCTGGCAGGCTGGTCTGGTCTTTGGAGGTGTGCCAGGCGTGAGACGCTGCCCCTTCCATCGCGTTCGgtccctctctgccttgctcCCAGCTCGCTAAGGCTGTCTTTGGGCCTGGCCTTTCCCCTTGGGTGTGCTCTGTGGGAGTCTCGGTGCCCCTCTTGCTGGTGGGGTTgtagctgggagaagggaggctgCCTGTGTGGGCTCGTGGCCCCTTGGTGccgtccctggggctggggctggcagtgcAAGGGGTCAGAGGAGGGCTGTTTGCAGGAGCAGGCCGTTGTCCCGGCAGCCCTGGTTCAGAGCCCGCAAGCCCTGTGCCGTGGggagccctgccaggctccCCAAAGGCTTGTGTTGGCCCCTCCGTAGCGCTGCCCTTCGTTGGGGCTGGCAAGTTTGCAGCCTGGGCTCTGGCGTGACACAGTGCTTGGGCTGTGGCGTGATGTGCCCAAAGAAGTGCAgcgaagctggtgaaggatgTAGAGAAGAAGACTTccgaggagcggctgagggagctgggggtgtttagtgtggagaaaaggaggcctcggggagaccttaccgctctctgcaactacctgaaaggaggttgtagcgaggtgggtgtcagtctcctTTCCCtagtaacaagcgataggatgagaggaaggGGCCTCAGGTTGTGCCAGGGatggtttagattggatattagaacATCTTCTTCCCCAAAAGAGTTATCGAGCACTGGAACCgtctgcccagggaagtggtggagtcaccatcccgGGAGGTATTGAAAAGCCACGTAGACGTGGCTCTTGGGGAtctggtttagtggtggacttggcaaaTGCTGGGTCAGTGGTTGACTCGATACcgttaagggtcttttccaaactgagTGAGCGTGTGATTGTCTGTGGGGCCCCCCGGAAGGGCAGGTGAGTTTCTGGAGAGCCCGTGAGCGTGGCGAGAGGCCGAGGGGGAGTGGGAGCggcaggcaggggaggtggTGAGCCAGGGCCTTTGGGGGGTCTGTAGTTGGGGTGAGCGCCGAGGGGTGAGGCCATTTCTCGGCAGGGCGTGTGAGGGGCAGAAAGAGAGTTTGGAGATCGCCAGGGTGAGTTGGAGGCAAGCATGCAGCAGGCGGCTGCAGAGCCGAGGCCCTGGTGGCGGTGGATGCGTGCCGAAGGGTTGATGACTGGCAAGGCCTGCCCCAGTTGAGCGGAGGGGAGTGTTTTGCAGGCTGTTTGTCCGTCGAGCAGTGCTTGTtgctgaggaaggggaagggaggtaGGAAGGAGTGCTGTGTACGTAAGCCCACGGGGCGTGACGGGTTGCACCCAGGAATGCCGAGGGAGCTGGCCGATGTCCTTGGGAGGCCCCTCTCCATTACCTTGGACAGGTCGTAGCAGCTGGGCACGGTTCCTGATGTCTGGAAGGGAGCTCATAGCCCTCCTACCTTGAAGAAGATGAGGATGGAAGATCTGTGCGAGCAGAGGCTGGTGAGCCTGACGTTGTTCCCAGGGGAGGTGATGGAGAAGATCCTCCTGGAAAGCACTGTCAAGCCcaggaaggacaagaaggtgatggGGAGCGGTCGGCGTGGATTTACGAAGGGGAAATGGTGCTTGACTGACCTGCGTGTCTCCTACGTTGAAATAACGAGCTCTGTGGATGAGGAGAGAGCTGCGGCTGGtgtttatttcagctttcttgtaaagcctttgacactttCTCTCCTTGCATGGTCATCGGATGTGGGGTCAACAGGGTTCAACACCCTCAGCAATGTCCTGGGCAGTGGGACGGAGTGACCCATCGGTGACATGGCAGATGATGCAAAATCTGGAAGAGAGGCCGAGGCAGTGGAAGGCTGTGTCGCTTTACCAAGAGagctggagaggctggagaTTGGGGCAGAGAGGAATCTCGTGAAGTTGAACAGGAGGAgatgcaaagtcctgcatctggggaggAACAGCGCTGGGTCCCAGGACATGCCGGGGGCTGCCAGCTTTGCTGAGCATGACCTTGTCGTGCTGGCGGAGAACATGCTGACTACGAGGCAGCTTTGCACGCTTGTGTCAAAAGCGGCCAAGAGTCTCCAGGGCGGCGTTGGGCAGAGCGTTGCCAACAGGTCGTGGGAGGTGATCGTGCTCTCTCTTCGGTGCTGGTGAGGCCCCATgtggagtcctgtgtccagctGATGAGGGCTCTCCGGTGGAGGAAGGACATGGCCTTCGTGGGGCGAGTCGAGTGGCGACAGAGCCACCAAGACgctgaagggactggagcatctttggTCTGAGGAGAAGTGAAGAGAGGTGGGAGGCTTTTCAGCCAGGAGGGAAGACCACGCAGGGGACATGTCATCAATGTGTCTAAATCCTGGATGGGGGAGGCAGTGAGGACAGGGGAGTCAGACTCTTCTCATCGGTGCCCGCGGCCAGGGCGAATGGAGAAAGCTTGACAACGCGTGCCATTTCCTTGGAAGAGAAGGCAGCCCTTTTTCAgcgtgagggtggtgaaacagcGGAACCGGTTGCGCAGAGAGGTgttggagtctccatccttggagatactgaaAACCTGACTGGACGTGGTCGTGGACAGCCTGCtggagctgaccctgcttgagcaagtTGGTTTGAACTAGATGATGTGCAAAGGTTCCTTGCGCAGTAAACGGTTCTGTTTGGTGTGCTTCTGCTTGGTGTGTTGCCCAGAGGGTCGTGCTGGGGAAGAGGGTTGGTCTAGCGCGTGCCGCCATAGGGAGCTTGCGCCAGAGGCATGGGTGGAAGTGCGTTAGCGTGTCCAAGCCTTTGTCTGGGGAAGTGAAGGGCTTGTGTCAGGGGCTGGGAGCCCCGCTGTGGCAGTCTGTGTGGATGTTGCTGGGGACACGGTTCCTAAGAGAGCTCTTGTAGGCCCTTTGCAGCCAGCCCAGTGGCCTCTGGAGGTCTGGCTTTGTGCTGGGTGAGGTTGGAAGAGccatgggagaagaaaggaagaggaggcgtctcaggctgggatgcagga belongs to Haliaeetus albicilla chromosome 3, bHalAlb1.1, whole genome shotgun sequence and includes:
- the LOC138684615 gene encoding feather keratin 1-like; protein product: MQRQHACCKMLACAKAAPPPRALSDQHKSSPAPLSLTHFSQRLLLHRQQGPLRTTDMACYDLCRPCGPTPLANSCNEPCVRQCEDSRVVIQPSTVVVTLPGPILSSFPQNTAVGSSSSAAVGNVLSSQGVPVSSGGFGFGGLGCFGGARGCYPC